A single genomic interval of Litoreibacter ponti harbors:
- a CDS encoding cobalamin-independent methionine synthase II family protein, translating to MSIKTTHTGSLPRTQDVVDYIFARENGESYDRNGFNATMAAACSETVRRQTEVGIDVVSDGETSKISYATYVKDRYTGFSGDSPRNAPGDLKLFPTFLKRLAEAGGTPQYARPMCTGEVKSKGQDELLADIANLKAGMATHGASEGFMNAASPGVISLFLQNDFYASRDEYLAALADAMAEEYRTIVDAGLYLQLDCPDLALSRHMLFGDLSDDEFLKIAATHVEALNGALAGIDPSRVRVHICWGNYEGPHVCDIDMAKVFSTFMSVNASGLLFETSNPRHAHEWTVFRDRASEIPEDKILIPGVVDTTTNFVEHPEVVAQRLDHFTPIVGQQRVIAGSDCGFGTFAGFGAVDPEIAYAKLGAMVQGAKIASAR from the coding sequence ATGAGCATCAAGACAACCCACACCGGCAGCCTGCCGCGCACGCAGGACGTGGTGGACTACATCTTCGCCCGCGAGAACGGCGAAAGCTACGACCGCAACGGGTTCAACGCGACCATGGCCGCTGCCTGCTCCGAGACGGTGCGCAGGCAGACAGAGGTGGGGATCGACGTGGTTTCTGACGGCGAGACCTCCAAGATCAGCTACGCCACCTATGTCAAAGACCGCTACACCGGCTTTTCCGGCGACAGCCCGCGCAACGCGCCGGGGGATCTGAAGCTCTTCCCGACCTTCCTGAAACGTCTGGCCGAGGCGGGCGGCACCCCGCAATACGCGCGCCCAATGTGCACCGGCGAAGTGAAGTCGAAAGGCCAGGACGAGCTGCTGGCCGATATCGCCAATCTCAAGGCCGGTATGGCGACCCATGGCGCGTCCGAGGGGTTCATGAACGCGGCCTCACCGGGGGTGATCTCGCTGTTTCTGCAGAACGATTTCTACGCCAGCCGCGACGAATACCTCGCCGCCTTGGCCGACGCGATGGCGGAGGAGTACCGCACGATTGTCGATGCCGGGCTGTACCTGCAGCTCGATTGCCCCGACCTGGCTCTGTCGCGCCACATGCTCTTTGGCGATCTGTCCGATGACGAGTTCCTGAAGATCGCGGCTACCCATGTCGAGGCGCTGAATGGCGCGCTTGCCGGCATCGACCCGTCCCGGGTGCGAGTCCATATCTGCTGGGGCAACTACGAAGGGCCGCATGTCTGCGATATCGACATGGCCAAGGTCTTTTCGACCTTCATGTCGGTCAACGCGTCGGGGCTGTTGTTCGAGACTTCCAACCCCCGCCACGCCCATGAATGGACCGTCTTCCGCGACCGCGCGTCCGAGATCCCCGAGGACAAGATCCTGATCCCCGGCGTTGTGGACACGACGACGAATTTCGTCGAACACCCCGAGGTTGTCGCCCAGCGGCTTGACCATTTCACCCCGATTGTGGGTCAGCAGCGCGTTATCGCGGGCTCCGATTGCGGTTTCGGGACCTTCGCAGGCTTCGGCGCCGTGGACCCCGAGATCGCCTATGCCAAGCTCGGCGCGATGGTCCAGGGCGCGAAGATCGCGAGCGCGCGCTGA
- the phaR gene encoding polyhydroxyalkanoate synthesis repressor PhaR: MAKAENSPLLIKRYASRRLYNTETSDYVTLDDISGFIKEGRDVQIVDLKSGDDLTRQYLLQIIADNESRGESVLPINVLTDLVRSYTAGAGTMVPDFLSASFEMLREGQSKMVEQMSKPMSGVPGFDQIKAQQEAFMKTMMGGWTGGKMPGADDDADAESPKPESSDELDAIKKQLAEMQAALAKMGK; this comes from the coding sequence GTGGCCAAAGCAGAAAATTCGCCGTTGCTGATCAAGCGTTACGCGTCCCGCAGGCTCTACAACACCGAGACCAGCGATTACGTCACCCTCGACGACATTTCCGGCTTCATCAAGGAAGGCCGCGATGTGCAGATCGTGGACCTAAAATCCGGCGACGACCTGACCCGACAATACCTGCTGCAGATCATTGCCGACAATGAAAGCCGCGGCGAATCCGTGTTGCCGATCAACGTGTTGACCGATCTCGTGCGCAGCTACACGGCGGGCGCGGGGACCATGGTGCCCGACTTCCTGTCGGCCAGTTTCGAGATGCTGCGCGAAGGCCAGTCCAAGATGGTCGAACAGATGTCCAAGCCCATGAGCGGCGTGCCCGGCTTTGACCAGATCAAGGCCCAGCAAGAGGCGTTCATGAAGACCATGATGGGGGGGTGGACCGGCGGCAAGATGCCCGGTGCGGACGACGATGCGGATGCAGAATCCCCCAAGCCCGAGAGCTCCGACGAGCTGGACGCGATCAAGAAACAACTGGCCGAAATGCAGGCGGCACTGGCCAAGATGGGCAAGTAG
- a CDS encoding PHA/PHB synthase family protein produces MTTETDTETDIDAAVKLERLNANLAKMDELSKRLVAAMGQKKSADPGLQAPGHDVYVQAAAAYMAEMMKNPSKIIEQQVSYWGKSLKHYVEAQSQLAHGKLAPPEDTGPKDRRFKSELWDTHPYFNFIKQQYLYSAEAITDAMDGLEGLDEHEKRRVSFFAQQIVDLFSPTNFLATNPEALSRAVETDGESLVKGLENLVHDIEANEGDLLVSLADETAFKVGENIAATPGKVVFRNHMFELIQYTPTTEKVHATPVVIFPPWINKFYIMDLKPENSLIKWIVDQGHTLFIVSWINPDAAYKEVGIEDYVEDGYLTAINTVKKITKQKQVNAVGYCIAGTMLTLTLGLMKKRGDKSIKSATFFTMLSDFEDPGEMGVFLDDDFVDGIERQVSEKGYLHSFFMSRTFSYLRANDLVYGPAIRSYMLGEAPPAFDLLYWNGDSTNLPGRFVVDYLRELCQDNKLAKGEFQLLGETLSLADVTVPVCAIACETDHIAAWRGSYTGVQKMGSDDKTFIVSESGHVAGIINPPSKKKYGHYTNDDLSGTQDEWMEGATRNEGSWWPRWDTWLSRDDDKMVQARQPGSKEFQPLGDAPGTYVLSKPNA; encoded by the coding sequence ATGACAACCGAAACTGACACCGAGACCGACATTGATGCTGCAGTGAAGCTAGAACGCCTCAATGCGAATCTGGCGAAGATGGACGAGTTGTCCAAGCGTCTTGTGGCCGCCATGGGGCAGAAAAAAAGTGCCGATCCCGGGCTGCAGGCCCCCGGTCACGACGTCTACGTGCAGGCCGCCGCCGCTTATATGGCGGAAATGATGAAGAACCCGTCAAAGATCATCGAACAACAGGTCAGCTACTGGGGAAAGTCGCTCAAACATTATGTCGAGGCGCAGTCACAGCTGGCCCACGGCAAGCTCGCCCCGCCCGAGGATACCGGCCCCAAGGATCGCCGATTCAAGTCAGAGCTGTGGGACACGCACCCCTATTTCAACTTCATCAAGCAGCAATACCTCTATTCGGCTGAGGCCATCACCGATGCGATGGATGGGCTCGAGGGGCTCGACGAGCATGAAAAGCGCCGGGTGTCGTTCTTCGCCCAGCAGATCGTGGATCTGTTCTCGCCCACCAATTTCCTTGCCACCAACCCCGAAGCGCTGTCGCGCGCGGTCGAAACCGATGGCGAGTCGCTGGTCAAGGGGCTCGAGAACCTCGTCCATGATATCGAGGCCAACGAAGGCGACCTGCTTGTCAGCCTCGCCGACGAGACCGCTTTCAAGGTGGGCGAGAATATCGCCGCCACCCCCGGCAAGGTCGTATTCCGCAACCACATGTTCGAGTTGATCCAGTACACTCCCACGACCGAGAAGGTGCACGCGACCCCGGTCGTGATCTTCCCGCCCTGGATCAACAAGTTCTACATCATGGACCTGAAGCCCGAGAACTCGCTGATCAAATGGATCGTCGATCAGGGCCACACGCTGTTTATCGTTAGCTGGATCAACCCCGACGCGGCCTACAAGGAAGTCGGCATCGAGGATTACGTCGAGGACGGCTACCTGACCGCGATCAACACGGTCAAGAAGATCACCAAGCAAAAGCAGGTCAACGCGGTGGGCTACTGCATCGCCGGCACCATGCTGACCCTCACGCTGGGCCTGATGAAGAAGCGGGGCGACAAGTCGATCAAGTCGGCCACGTTCTTCACCATGCTGTCCGACTTCGAGGACCCGGGCGAGATGGGCGTCTTCCTCGATGATGACTTCGTCGACGGGATCGAGCGGCAGGTGTCCGAGAAGGGCTATCTGCACTCCTTTTTCATGTCGCGCACCTTCTCGTATCTGCGCGCCAATGATCTGGTCTATGGCCCCGCGATCCGCTCTTACATGTTGGGGGAGGCGCCGCCCGCCTTCGATCTGCTTTACTGGAACGGCGACAGCACGAACCTGCCCGGGCGCTTCGTGGTCGATTACCTGCGTGAGCTGTGCCAGGACAACAAGCTGGCCAAAGGCGAGTTCCAGCTTCTTGGCGAGACCCTGTCGCTGGCCGATGTCACCGTGCCGGTCTGCGCGATCGCCTGCGAGACTGATCACATCGCGGCGTGGCGCGGCTCGTACACCGGGGTCCAGAAGATGGGCTCGGACGACAAGACCTTCATCGTGTCCGAATCCGGCCATGTGGCGGGCATCATCAATCCGCCATCGAAGAAGAAATACGGCCATTACACCAATGACGATCTGTCCGGCACGCAGGACGAATGGATGGAAGGCGCGACCCGTAACGAGGGCTCGTGGTGGCCGCGTTGGGATACGTGGTTGAGCCGGGATGACGACAAGATGGTGCAGGCGCGGCAACCGGGATCCAAGGAATTTCAACCACTTGGGGATGCCCCGGGCACATACGTGCTGTCCAAGCCGAACGCCTGA
- the phaZ gene encoding polyhydroxyalkanoate depolymerase, with translation MKYMLTYDLMETMRVTNQWMGATAQAMGAFPAVQMTPNPWFKMLGAWGEVTERAFSRMVAKPDWNIASVVGEDGRDHLVVVEPVVTKAFGDLIHFKVTDRPEKPRKIMLVAPMSGHYATLLRSTVVSLLPDAEVYITDWHNARDIPVSEGKFDIEDYTLYLVEFMRHLGPDTHVIAVCQPAPLALAATAYLAEDEPDAQPRSLTLIGGPIDPDAAATDVTDFGRRVTMGQLEESAIQRVGFKYPGVGRMVYPGLLQLASFMSMNAEKHSRAFGEQILRVAQDEAGEHDKHNKFYDEYLAVMDMTSEFYLSTVERIFKGLEIAKNEFVVEGRRVDIGKITTVAVKTVEGSNDDISAPGQCIAALDLLTGLPDEKKASHVEPGAGHYGIFAGRSWRNNIRPLVLDFIDANATDATPKKKRRSNVTKLKA, from the coding sequence GTGAAGTATATGCTCACATACGACCTGATGGAAACGATGCGGGTCACAAACCAGTGGATGGGCGCGACCGCCCAGGCCATGGGCGCCTTTCCGGCTGTACAGATGACCCCCAACCCCTGGTTCAAGATGCTCGGCGCCTGGGGCGAAGTGACGGAACGGGCCTTCTCGCGCATGGTGGCCAAGCCCGACTGGAACATCGCCTCCGTCGTGGGGGAAGACGGGCGCGACCACTTGGTCGTCGTTGAGCCGGTCGTGACCAAAGCCTTTGGCGACCTGATCCACTTCAAAGTGACGGACCGCCCGGAAAAGCCGCGCAAGATCATGCTTGTCGCCCCGATGTCGGGTCACTACGCAACGCTGCTGCGCTCGACCGTGGTCAGCCTGCTGCCCGACGCAGAGGTCTATATCACCGACTGGCACAATGCCCGCGACATCCCTGTGAGCGAAGGCAAGTTCGATATCGAGGATTACACCCTCTACCTTGTCGAGTTCATGCGTCATCTCGGCCCCGACACCCATGTCATTGCCGTCTGCCAACCCGCACCGCTGGCGCTGGCCGCGACCGCCTATCTGGCCGAGGACGAGCCCGACGCCCAGCCGCGTTCGCTGACCCTGATCGGCGGGCCGATCGATCCCGATGCCGCCGCGACGGACGTGACCGACTTTGGCCGCCGTGTAACGATGGGCCAGCTTGAAGAGAGCGCGATCCAGCGCGTGGGCTTCAAATATCCGGGCGTTGGCCGGATGGTATATCCGGGCCTGCTGCAGCTGGCCTCTTTCATGTCGATGAACGCCGAAAAGCACAGCCGCGCCTTTGGCGAGCAAATCCTGCGCGTGGCGCAGGACGAGGCGGGCGAGCACGACAAGCACAACAAGTTCTACGACGAATATTTGGCGGTCATGGACATGACGTCAGAGTTTTACCTCTCGACGGTGGAGCGCATTTTCAAAGGTCTGGAGATTGCCAAGAACGAGTTCGTCGTCGAAGGACGCCGCGTCGATATCGGTAAGATCACGACCGTGGCGGTCAAGACCGTCGAAGGGTCCAATGACGACATCTCCGCGCCGGGGCAGTGCATCGCCGCACTGGACCTGCTAACCGGACTGCCGGACGAGAAGAAAGCGTCCCACGTGGAGCCCGGCGCCGGGCATTACGGCATCTTCGCGGGCCGCAGCTGGCGCAACAACATCCGCCCGCTGGTGCTTGATTTCATCGACGCCAACGCGACGGACGCGACGCCGAAGAAGAAACGCCGCAGCAACGTCACCAAGCTGAAAGCCTAG
- a CDS encoding SDR family NAD(P)-dependent oxidoreductase produces the protein MTLPRTPSMRLDGKRAFVPGGSRGIGLGCAVALAEAGAEVVIAARSADQVAQSVAEMTEAGLNASGFALDVTDLDAVTAGMDAHGPFDILCNSAGLARHSAASDTSVADFDAVTGINIKAAYFLAQKAAAQMRSRGGGSIIQISSQMGHVGGQDRAVYCATKHAVEGFNKAMAIEWGPDNIRVNSICPTFIKTPLTEPTFADPEKRAWIDAKIKLPRIGLVEDIMGATLFLASDASAMVTGTSILVDGGWTAG, from the coding sequence ATGACACTTCCCCGGACCCCTTCGATGCGGCTTGATGGCAAGCGGGCATTCGTGCCCGGCGGCTCGCGCGGGATCGGACTTGGCTGCGCCGTCGCACTGGCCGAGGCCGGGGCAGAGGTCGTGATCGCGGCACGTAGCGCTGATCAGGTGGCGCAAAGTGTGGCCGAGATGACTGAGGCCGGGCTCAACGCCTCCGGCTTCGCGCTTGATGTCACCGATCTGGACGCCGTCACGGCGGGCATGGACGCACATGGGCCGTTCGACATCCTGTGCAATTCGGCAGGGCTCGCCCGGCACAGCGCGGCCTCCGACACAAGTGTCGCGGATTTCGACGCGGTCACCGGCATCAACATCAAGGCCGCGTATTTTCTGGCGCAGAAAGCCGCCGCGCAGATGCGCAGCCGCGGCGGTGGCTCGATCATCCAGATCTCATCGCAGATGGGCCATGTCGGCGGGCAGGACCGGGCGGTCTATTGCGCGACGAAACACGCGGTCGAAGGGTTCAACAAGGCGATGGCGATCGAATGGGGGCCCGACAACATCCGGGTGAACTCAATCTGCCCGACCTTCATCAAAACGCCCTTGACCGAGCCGACCTTTGCCGATCCAGAGAAGCGCGCCTGGATCGACGCCAAGATCAAGCTGCCCCGGATCGGGCTGGTCGAGGATATCATGGGCGCGACCCTGTTCCTGGCATCTGACGCTTCCGCAATGGTCACCGGCACCTCGATCCTTGTCGATGGCGGCTGGACGGCGGGCTAG
- a CDS encoding alpha/beta fold hydrolase: MPEPLVLLPGMMCDARLFGPQIKAFGADRAIHLAPITGHDTVEALAEEVLASAPQRFALAGLSMGGIVAMEMLRQAPGRITRIALLDTNSMAEPPAKAAEREPQIARVMAGSLVEVMRDEMKPNYLAPGPGRQAVLDLVLDMALDMGEGVFLRQSRALQRRRDQQDVLRKARLPALVLCGEHDALCPVKRHQFMADLIFGAQLRVIPDAGHLSTLEQPEAVNAALAEWLAA; the protein is encoded by the coding sequence ATGCCTGAGCCACTGGTGCTGCTGCCGGGCATGATGTGCGACGCTCGGCTGTTCGGGCCGCAGATCAAGGCGTTCGGGGCGGATCGCGCGATCCATCTGGCCCCGATCACGGGCCACGACACGGTAGAGGCGCTGGCCGAAGAGGTGCTCGCCTCCGCGCCGCAGCGCTTTGCCCTGGCGGGGCTTTCGATGGGCGGGATCGTCGCGATGGAGATGCTGCGTCAGGCGCCGGGCCGCATCACTCGCATCGCGTTGCTCGACACCAATTCCATGGCAGAGCCCCCCGCCAAGGCCGCCGAGCGCGAGCCGCAGATCGCCCGCGTGATGGCGGGCTCGCTGGTCGAGGTGATGCGCGACGAGATGAAGCCGAACTATCTGGCCCCCGGTCCAGGCCGTCAGGCGGTGCTCGATCTGGTGCTCGACATGGCGCTCGACATGGGGGAGGGGGTCTTCCTGCGCCAATCGCGTGCCCTGCAGCGCCGCCGTGATCAGCAAGATGTGCTGCGCAAGGCGCGGCTGCCGGCGCTGGTGCTGTGCGGTGAGCACGACGCGCTTTGCCCGGTCAAGCGCCACCAATTCATGGCGGACCTGATCTTTGGCGCGCAGCTGCGTGTTATCCCCGATGCAGGGCATTTGTCCACGTTGGAGCAGCCCGAGGCGGTCAATGCCGCCCTTGCGGAGTGGCTCGCGGCCTAG
- a CDS encoding phasin, PhaP: MAAKTQDYTKVFTDMAAAFPVDMSAFNEMAKTSAALGEKMSKVALDAAATTTDLSAKWTKESLAKMTAVTKAQAEPADYTKAVTDFASAQAESSAEHMAAFAEVAKKVQMETVELLMAAGKDMQEETTSAVKKATDELAASAKKAAKAA; this comes from the coding sequence ATGGCTGCTAAGACCCAAGACTACACCAAAGTGTTCACCGATATGGCTGCTGCCTTCCCCGTGGACATGTCCGCATTCAACGAGATGGCGAAAACCTCCGCTGCTCTGGGCGAGAAAATGTCCAAAGTTGCTCTGGACGCCGCTGCAACCACGACCGACCTGTCCGCCAAATGGACCAAAGAGTCGCTGGCCAAAATGACCGCAGTGACCAAGGCGCAGGCCGAGCCCGCCGACTACACCAAAGCCGTGACCGACTTTGCATCCGCACAAGCCGAGTCCTCGGCAGAGCACATGGCCGCCTTCGCTGAAGTCGCCAAGAAAGTGCAGATGGAAACCGTCGAGCTGCTGATGGCCGCTGGCAAAGACATGCAGGAAGAAACCACTTCCGCAGTGAAGAAAGCCACCGACGAGCTGGCCGCTTCCGCAAAGAAAGCCGCAAAAGCTGCCTAA